The window CTTATTGTTGTAATTTGAGATAGCAGGATGCTAAATATATTGTTCTTAAATTCTTCTCTTTGCTTTTCTACTTCTATCTCCTCGTTCTTACCCGTTGTTTTTTCTATCTGTTTGCTTTTATTAAGATTTAAAGCATTTTTTTTGTATTTCTTTTTAAACCTTTTCTCCCAGATAACCTCATAATCACTAATAACTCCATCTTCTCTTCTCATCATCATCCATATCTTGTTCTTGTACTTGCTTGTAAACTCGTTTAAGAAGTGTTTTGTAATCTCATCCCTCTTGTATATTTTTGCATAACAGTTAAGAGCAGTCTCAAGATTAAGCAATGCATTAATGTAGGTGGCATTGTTATTGCTATTATCCCTAACTAGTTGCATATAGTTTTTTGCAACGTGGTGTTTACTAACTAGTCTTTCCTCAACTCCACCTCTTGTCTCTCTTTTCTTTGTCTTCTCTTTACTTTCCTCTTTTTTTAAAGGCATTTCTTTAGAATTCCTTGTATATGTATAGTTATTATTAGTTTTTAAAAGATGCCCTCCCTCCACATGCGAATTTGGACTTAACTGTTCTTCCTTCTCTATTTTGCTTCTTTCTTTCTTACTCTCTTCTTCCTCACTTCTCTTCTTCTCTACTTCTTTTAATA is drawn from Borrelia sp. A-FGy1 and contains these coding sequences:
- a CDS encoding plasmid maintenance protein, which gives rise to MITENKIKDNKNHQKAAATAKKASLLKELIRANRGKNKKLCNEITIYQVKAMIEKKFLRISRMCKLYWAINTKNEQYKSFTEQYSAKDILALTNSLLRRDKEKTVCSRTIQKDINLMNKIGLLKTETIRFGIKRGSLSFYVQNKYLAKKYKEIIQNELTDILKEELADKIIIGDLDKRIAKVKFDKEKSLRLLKEVEKKRSEEEESKKERSKIEKEEQLSPNSHVEGGHLLKTNNNYTYTRNSKEMPLKKEESKEKTKKRETRGGVEERLVSKHHVAKNYMQLVRDNSNNNATYINALLNLETALNCYAKIYKRDEITKHFLNEFTSKYKNKIWMMMRREDGVISDYEVIWEKRFKKKYKKNALNLNKSKQIEKTTGKNEEIEVEKQREEFKNNIFSILLSQITTI